In Lineus longissimus chromosome 9, tnLinLong1.2, whole genome shotgun sequence, one genomic interval encodes:
- the LOC135493470 gene encoding uncharacterized protein LOC135493470, with the protein MTITALLVLLGAVATVISWPDQVLFHTDFTDSEIGKLSGHSMWLVSDYTYGRSVAQFSGDGAYINSRAVKFQQTDFTITIGFRSTDNGRRQMLFADWSSPYQFMICITATGEIEVNLRGQTGQELLAAKGGSVLRGVWQTVEVSYAHRPGICTVYLNGVNVGSATANSRNHDLNDNNHEYYQVGYKEDTSSDFFKGEIGVLLITDTAIGGTADLYRSTFSGPEEENFDGLNGATFVHDADLNRNVLALDGSSGYALVPAVKFQRTDFTIVMVFKSTANGKRQTLFADWSKPWQFFIAVLSNGAVVVTLRRNINSGGSQPDQDLVSFSGGAVVRDAWQSILVTYAHEAGKCTLFLNGAKVSGITTRYANHDIQSNDHATYEVGYKKDTNSDFFKGRIGYLRIMNMAHA; encoded by the exons ATGACGATCACAGCTCTCTTAGTATTGCTCGGAGCGGTTGCTACGGTGATCTCGTGGCCAGATCAAG TGTTATTCCATACAGATTTCACCGATTCGGAAATTGGGAAACTCTC AGGCCATAGCATGTGGCTCGTATCTGACTACACGTACGGCAGAAGCGTTGCGCAATTCAGTGGCGACGGTGCATATATCAACAGCAGAGCAGTAAAGTTCCAGCAGACAGACTTCACCATCACCATTGGGTTCAGGTCGACGGACAATGGTAGAAGGCAGATGCTCTTCGCTGATTGGTCAAGCCCGTACCAGTTTATGATTTGTATCACCGCCACTGGGGAGATCGAAGTTAACTTGAGAGGCCAGACCGGCCAAgagctgttggctgcaaaaggTGGCTCCGTGCTGCGTGGCGTCTGGCAGACGGTGGAGGTGTCTTACGCGCACAGGCCTGGTATATGTACCGTGTACCTCAACGGCGTCAATGTTGGCAGCGCTACTGCCAACAGCAGAAACCACGACCTGAATGACAACAACCATGAATACTACCAGGTTGGCTACAAGGAAGACACCAGCAGTGACTTCTTCAAGGGAGAGATCGGGGTCTTGCTGATTACCGACACAGCTATCGGTGGTACTGCGG ACCTCTATCGGTCTACATTTTCTGgccctgaagaagaaaatttcGACGG CTTAAATGGCGCCACCTTCGTCCACGACGCCGACCTCAACAGAAACGTGCTAGCGCTCGACGGCAGCAGTGGGTATGCCCTCGTCCCAGCAGTAAAGTTTCAGAGGACAGATTTCACCATCGTAATGGTCTTCAAGTCGACAGCTAATGGCAAAAGGCAAACACTCTtcgctgattggtcaaagccATGGCAATTCTTTATCGCAGTCTTATCCAATGGGGCGGTGGTAGTCACCTTGAGGCGAAACATTAATAGCGGCGGAAGTCAGCCGGACCAGGATTTAGTGTCTTTCTCCGGAGGCGCTGTGGTACGTGACGCCTGGCAATCTATCCTCGTGACCTACGCCCACGAAGCTGGGAAATGTACCTTATTCCTGAATGGGGCCAAGGTGAGCGGCATTACAACTCGCTACGCAAACCATGACATTCAGAGTAATGACCATGCTACTTACGAAGTCGGCTATAAGAAAGACACTAACAGCGACTTCTTCAAGGGCAGAATTGGTTACCTGCGCATTATGAACATGGCACATGCCTAA
- the LOC135493654 gene encoding delta-type opioid receptor-like, translating to MSAQSYTLNISSALAESPTEVDPAVEALRILYVVFTEYAWVVIVLPGIFGNVMSMVMSLQAENRRVSTCNYMTALALADSAVLIELAWGWRGLGAIFWFKESPPSELAKQLMWYEGHTFGMLSGFFLTEMTIDRLIVVRNPMAARRLCTTRRACVTIVVTFIVICGVQVYIFFAYKHEPSDPKGEGPIIMTVPGAPELETLGTVYNLAFGTVIPFIVIVFCNVWIIIVLRKASEKSGVMGVNEKTQKTREKETTHLTRMLILVSIAYVVTSIPYRLYDIIIALPGIKSQYDMKDEYWKLRYNCQFLIIGEFWDVNYGINFYLYCLGGGKKYRDGVKEIFRKLICKKSDDM from the exons ATGAGCGCGCAGTCATACACCTTGAATATTTCATCTGCATTGGCCGAGAGTCCAACAGAAGTGGACCCTGCGGTAGAAGCCCTCCGGATCTTGTACGTAGTCTTCACGGAGTATGCATGGGTTGTTATCGTGCTTCCAGGGATCTTTGGAAATGTCATGTCGATGGTGATGTCACTGCAAGCGGAGAACAGGCGCGTTTCGACGTGTAACTATATGACTGCCCTCGCCTTGGCCGATTCTGCAGTCCTCATTGAGCTCGCGTGGGGTTGGAGAGGACTTGGTGCAATATTTTGGTTTAAGGAATCGCCGCCATCAGAGCTTGCAAAACA ACTGATGTGGTATGAAGGTCATACATTCGGCATGTTGTCCGGTTTCTTCCTAACCGAGATGACAATTGACAGACTAATCGTAGTCAGGAACCCAATGGCCGCTCGGAGACTCTGCACGACTCGCCGCGCATGCGTCACCATTGTCGTGACGTTCATCGTTATCTGTGGAGTGCAGGTCTACATTTTCTTTGCCTATAAACATGAGCCAAGTGACCCCAAGG GTGAGGGTCCAATCATTATGACAGTCCCAGGCGCGCCTGAACTCGAAACACTTGGTACGGTATATAATTTGGCTTTTGGAACTGTCATACCGTTTATTGTAATTGTATTTTGCAACGTATGGATAATAATCGTACTGCGGAAAGCATCGGAGAAAAGTGGAGTTATGGGCGTCAACGAAAAAACGCAGAAAACAAGAGAAAAGGAGACAACTCATTTGACCCGGATGTTAATCCTCGTCAGTATTGCTTACGTCGTGACGTCAATTCCGTATAGACTGTATGACATCATCATTGCACTGCCTGGGATTAAAAGTCAATATGATATGAAGGACGAATACTGGAAGTTACGATATAATTGTCAATTTTTGATTATAGGGGAATTTTGGGATGTCAATTATGGGATAAACTTTTATTTGTATTGTTTAGGGGGTGGTAAGAAATATAGAGATGGCGTCAAGGAAATATTTAGAAAACTGATTTGTAAAAAGTCCGATGATATGTAA
- the LOC135494023 gene encoding delta-type opioid receptor-like, with product MSTQSYNLNISSALAESPTEVDPAVEALRILYVVFTEYAWIVIVLPGLFGNVMSMVMSLQAENRRVSTCNYMTALALADSAVLIELAWGWRGLGAIFWFKESPPSEFAKQLMWYEGHTFGMLSGFFLAEMTIDRLIVVRNPMAARRLCTTRRACVTIVLTFIVICGVQVYIFFAYKHEPSDTKGEGPIIMTVPGAPELETLGTVFNLAFGTVLPFIVIVFCNVWIIIVLRKAAEKSGDMGVNEKTQKTREKETTHLTRMLILVSIAYVVTSIPFRLYDVIIGLPDVKRQYDMKDEYWKLLYNCQFLIIGEFWDVNYGINFYLYCLGGGKKYRDGVKEIFRQMICKKSDDK from the exons ATGAGCACGCAGTCATACAACTTGAATATTTCATCTGCATTGGCTGAGAGTCCAACAGAAGTGGACCCTGCGGTGGAAGCCCTCCGGATCTTGTACGTAGTCTTCACGGAGTACGCATGGATTGTCATCGTGCTTCCAGGGCTCTTTGGAAATGTCATGTCGATGGTGATGTCACTGCAAGCGGAGAACAGGCGCGTTTCGACGTGTAACTATATGACTGCCCTCGCCTTGGCTGATTCTGCAGTCCTCATTGAGCTCGCGTGGGGTTGGCGAGGACTTGGTGCAATATTTTGGTTTAAGGAATCGCCGCCATCAGAGTTTGCGAAACA ACTGATGTGGTATGAAGGTCATACATTCGGCATGTTGTCCGGTTTCTTCCTTGCCGAGATGACCATTGACAGACTAATCGTAGTCAGGAACCCAATGGCCGCACGGAGGCTCTGCACGACTCGCCGCGcatgcgtcaccattgtcttgaCGTTCATCGTTATCTGTGGAGTCCAGGTCTACATTTTCTTTGCCTATAAACATGAACCAAGTGACACTAAGG GTGAGGGTCCAATCATTATGACAGTCCCAGGCGCGCCTGAACTCGAAACACTTGGTACGGTATTTAATTTGGCTTTTGGAACCGTCCTACCCTTCATTGTAATTGTATTTTGCAACGTATGGATAATAATCGTACTGAGGAAAGCAGCGGAGAAAAGTGGAGATATGGGCGTCAACGAAAAAACGCAGAAAACAAGAGAAAAGGAGACAACTCATTTGACCCGGATGTTAATCCTCGTCAGTATTGCTTACGTCGTGACGTCGATTCCGTTTAGGCTTTATGACGTTATCATTGGACTGCCTGATGTCAAACGCCAATATGATATGAAGGACGAATACTGGAAGTTACTATATAATTGTCAATTTTTGATAATAGGGGAATTTTGGGATGTCAATTATGGGATTAACTTTTATTTGTACTGTTTAGGGGGAGGTAAGAAATATAGAGATGGCGTCAAGGAAATATTTAGACAAATGATTTGTAAAAAGTCAGATGATAAGTAA